In Humulus lupulus chromosome 6, drHumLupu1.1, whole genome shotgun sequence, a single genomic region encodes these proteins:
- the LOC133785473 gene encoding uncharacterized protein LOC133785473, with amino-acid sequence MKSIEVQVGQLATTIGSQQKGNFSSDIEIFKKINIKFSFIDALEKMPNYIKFMKEVMSKKRNFEDYEIVKPTEECSVVLQKKLPQQLKELGSLTTPCKIWESSFDKALCYLGASINLMSLSNFKKLGLGEVKPTSITLQLANRSFKYPHGVIEDVLVKVDMFVFPTDFVVLDMEEDHEIPLIFVRPFLATSGALIDV; translated from the exons ATGAAGTCCATAGAGGTTCAAGTGGGACAATTGGCAACAACTATTGGTTCTCAGCAGAAAGGGAATTTCTCTAGTGACATAGAA ATATTCAAGAAGATTAACATCAAATTTTCATTTATTGATGCTCTTGAGAAAATGCCCAATTATATCAAGTTTATGAAGGAGGTTATGTCAAAGAAAAGAAATTTTGAGGATTATGAAATTGTGAAGCCTACTGAGGAATGTAGTGTCGTACTTCAGAAAAAGTTGCCACAACAACTAAAGGAACTAGGTAGCTTAACTACTCCTTGTAAGATTTGGGAATCTTCATTTGATAAGGCTTTGTGTTACCTTGGTGCTAGTATTAATTTGATGTCGTTATCAAATTTTAAGAAGTTGGGTCTTGGGGAGGTAAAGCCTACAAGCATTACTTTACAACTTGCTAATCGTTCTTTTAAATATCCACATGGTGTTATAGAAGATGTCTTAGTTAAAGTGGATATGTTTGTATTTCCTACTGATTTTGTGGTGTTGGATATGGAGGAGGACCATGAGATTCCATTGATTTTTGTTCGCCCTTTCTTAGCCACTAGTGGAGCACTTATTGATGTATAA